The proteins below are encoded in one region of Triticum aestivum cultivar Chinese Spring chromosome 1B, IWGSC CS RefSeq v2.1, whole genome shotgun sequence:
- the LOC123084311 gene encoding anthocyanidin 3-O-glucosyltransferase, with protein MAAVPHVVVITFPFASHAVKLFRLARALAAAAPAATFSFLSTAGSIAQLQEKNQDALEGNLRFVEVPDGLMSPSSGGAAPVPPPNHMARLGLFIAAAEAGGVKVALETARIAAGGVRVTCVVGDAFVWMAAEAAAGVGAPWVPVWTGGPSALLAHLQGDALRDDIGDKAASRADELLTAHPGLGSYCVRDLPDGCVFGEMHLPIVALFRRVADQLLVPRAATAVALNTFPGLLPDDVTAALAAELPEVLPIGPFHLLPVPGDDSANAADPHGCLAWLNGHPARAVAYASFGTVVTAVVGGQEELRELAAGLEASGTPFLWSLPKEYWPLLPAGFLDLERAKVVPWAPQAAVLRHASVGGFVTHAGWASVLEGVAGGVPMACRPFFSDQRMNARMVAHVWGFGTVFEQAMTRGTVSATVSWLLAGDQATRMQEMRDMAATAFAADGGSRKNFDKLLKIVCPSPQEHSRGGLQVDEAAEVTRCAPATTHAQLLGASSLAHTVAPQK; from the exons ATGGCAGCGGTGCCGCACGTCGTGGTGATCACCTTCCCCTTCGCCTCCCACGCGGTGAAGCTGTTCCGCCTGGCGCGCGCCCtggccgcggcggcgccggccgcgaccttctccttcctctccacTGCCGGCTCCATCGCGCAGCTGCAGGAGAAGAACCAGGACGCCCTCGAGGGGAACCTACGCTTTGTCGAGGTGCCGGACGGGTTAATGTCGCCGAGCTCCGGTGGCGCCGCACCGGTTCCTCCGCCGAACCATATGGCGCGTCTGGGGCTCTTCATCGCCGCCGCTGAGGCTGGCGGGGTGAAGGTGGCGCTGGAGACGGCTCGCATTGCTGCCGGCGGTGTCAGGGTCACCTGTGTCGTCGGGGACGCATTCGTCTGGATGGCCGCCGAGGCTGCCGCTGGGGTGGGGGCGCCATGGGTTCCGGTCTGGACCGGCGGTCCGAGCGCGCTCCTTGCGCACCTCCAAGGTGACGCGCTGCGCGACGACATCGGCGACAAAG CGGCGAGCCGGGCGGACGAGCTTCTGACCGCGCACCCGGGCCTCGGAAGCTACTGCGTCCGGGACCTCCCCGACGGCTGCGTGTTCGGCGAGATGCACCTGCCAATCGTCGCCCTCTTCCGTCGCGTGGCCGACCAGCTGCTCGTTCCCCGCGCCGCCACCGCGGTGGCCTTGAACACCTTCCCGGGACTCCTCCCGGACGACGTCACCGCCGCTCTCGCCGCGGAGCTCCCGGAGGTCCTCCCCATCGGCCCCTTCCACCTTCTCCCAGTCCCCGGCGACGACAGCGCCAACGCGGCCGACCCGCACGGATGCCTGGCCTGGCTCAACGGCCACCCGGCCCGCGCCGTTGCGTACGCCAGCTTCGGCACCGTCGTGACCGCCGTGGTAGGAGGGCAGGAGGAGCTGCGGGAGCTCGCGGCCGGGCTGGAGGCGTCCGGCACGCCGTTCCTCTGGTCGCTGCCCAAGGAGTACTGGCCGCTGCTCCCGGCGGGGTTCCTGGACCTGGAGCGCGCCAAGGTGGTGCCGTGGGCGCCGCAGGCGGCCGTGCTGCGGCACGCATCGGTGGGCGGCTTCGTGACGCACGCCGGGTGGGCCTCGGTGCTGGAGGGCGTGGCCGGCGGCGTGCCCATGGCGTGCCGTCCCTTCTTCAGCGATCAGAGGATGAACGCGCGGATGGTGGCGCACGTCTGGGGATTCGGCACGGTCTTCGAGCAGGCCATGACGCGCGGAACCGTGTCGGCGACGGTGTCATGGCTGCTCGCCGGCGACCAAGCCACCCGGATGCAGGAGATGCGGGACATGGCGGCCACCGCCTTCGCGGCCGACGGCGGCAGTAGGAAGAACTTCGACAAGCTTCTCAAGATAGTCTGTCCTTCACCACAAGAGCACAGCCGTGGTGGTCTTCAAGTCGACGAAGCAGCAGAGGTGACGAGATGCGCACCTGCTACGACACATGCTCAGCTGCTTGGTGCTAGCAGCCTAGCGCACACCGTGGCTCCCCAAAAATAG